One Blastocatellia bacterium DNA segment encodes these proteins:
- the thiE gene encoding thiamine phosphate synthase — MGLPRVYAITDRRLSGLSHAEQVRRLAAGGIRLIQLREKEASPRDFYREAQEAVAVARELGVMLLINDRVDIALAVGADGVHLGQEDLPPEKARKLLGPDRLIGYSTHSLEQALQADALPVDYIAIGPIFPTRTKEKPDPVVGVEMVRAVRARIRKPLVAIGGISLETAPQVIAAGADVIAVISDLVGAPDLTARARQYVETLSAL, encoded by the coding sequence ATGGGGCTTCCGCGCGTATACGCTATCACGGATCGTCGGTTGAGCGGACTCTCGCACGCTGAGCAAGTGCGGCGACTAGCGGCTGGCGGGATTCGTCTCATCCAGTTGCGGGAGAAGGAGGCGTCGCCTCGGGATTTCTATCGCGAGGCGCAGGAGGCCGTCGCCGTCGCCCGAGAGCTTGGCGTCATGCTGCTCATCAATGATCGCGTGGATATTGCCCTGGCCGTTGGGGCTGACGGCGTCCATCTCGGACAAGAGGACCTTCCGCCGGAGAAAGCGCGGAAACTCCTCGGTCCGGATCGCCTCATCGGCTATTCGACGCATTCGTTGGAGCAGGCGCTTCAGGCGGACGCGCTTCCGGTGGATTACATCGCCATCGGTCCGATTTTCCCCACGCGGACGAAGGAGAAGCCGGATCCGGTCGTGGGCGTGGAAATGGTCCGAGCTGTTCGGGCGCGGATTCGGAAACCGCTGGTGGCCATTGGAGGGATCTCACTGGAGACAGCACCACAGGTCATCGCGGCTGGCGCGGACGTTATCGCTGTGATCTCCGATCTCGTCGGCGCGCCGGATCTCACGGCGCGAGCGCGTCAGTATGTCGAAACCCTATCCGCTCTGTAG
- a CDS encoding mitochondrial K+-H+ exchange-related family protein codes for MRIRLVIGPGNRWTFQAEPEGEREARAEFSAGPEGVITRLWQRLLAEYRHARRAIETSERMGWIQRWLRRLEARIDPNESLLRHMRTAAEIVLLYPASLSATLVQRRFLRFLRRQSRAHTRGIVLNALLLPVTAALAVLPGPNVFFAWNAYRLIAHLLARQGARRILRGACPVRLHSVAGGDTVVGVSPGSPRDLRERS; via the coding sequence ATGAGGATCCGGCTCGTGATCGGTCCGGGGAATCGGTGGACCTTCCAGGCCGAACCGGAAGGTGAGAGGGAGGCTCGCGCGGAATTCTCCGCTGGCCCCGAGGGAGTCATCACTCGGCTCTGGCAACGGCTCTTGGCCGAGTATCGCCATGCGCGGCGCGCGATCGAGACATCTGAACGGATGGGGTGGATTCAGCGTTGGCTTCGACGACTGGAAGCGCGCATTGATCCGAATGAATCGCTCCTGCGACACATGCGCACGGCAGCGGAAATCGTGCTCCTATATCCGGCATCGCTCTCGGCGACGCTCGTGCAGCGCCGATTCCTGCGCTTCCTTCGGCGTCAATCCCGCGCGCATACGCGGGGGATCGTCCTCAATGCCCTCCTGCTTCCGGTGACGGCGGCGCTGGCGGTCTTGCCGGGACCGAATGTCTTCTTCGCGTGGAATGCCTATCGGCTCATCGCGCATCTGTTGGCGCGACAGGGCGCGCGACGCATCTTGCGCGGAGCTTGCCCGGTGCGCTTGCATTCTGTGGCGGGGGGTGATACCGTCGTAGGCGTGAGTCCGGGCTCGCCGCGAGATCTTCGAGAGCGAAGCTGA
- a CDS encoding LecA/PA-IL family lectin produces the protein MRCTLLVLVLIAIAVVGISAAESSPVRSTARLSVQDRPVAQEPHTVWLRNGSVLRGRVVRFENGEFTLILSGTQSRAILKASDVERIDFGGAETPVEAPRAQEGAPSARPAQELATSAPTPAGAVALPRYTERTVKVPANQEWIDTGIDVVEGQKLRLAVSGRIRVSATQEVGPEGIEREDPDRLMPHHPSGAVIAVIGDDNDEFLFIGPAAEIVAHRRGRLFLTVNEGTLRDNSGEFLVRIQVGEPPRVGAKRQ, from the coding sequence ATGAGGTGCACATTGCTCGTCCTCGTTCTGATCGCGATCGCAGTGGTTGGGATCTCCGCAGCCGAATCTTCACCTGTTCGCTCCACTGCGAGGCTTTCGGTCCAAGATCGCCCGGTCGCCCAAGAACCTCACACCGTGTGGTTGCGCAACGGATCGGTCCTTCGTGGACGCGTCGTTCGATTCGAGAACGGGGAGTTCACCCTCATCCTCTCGGGAACGCAAAGCCGGGCGATTCTCAAAGCCAGCGACGTCGAGCGCATAGACTTCGGGGGAGCAGAAACACCGGTGGAGGCCCCGCGCGCGCAAGAGGGAGCGCCGAGCGCGCGTCCGGCTCAGGAGTTGGCGACTTCAGCGCCGACGCCAGCGGGAGCCGTCGCGCTGCCGCGATATACGGAGCGCACCGTCAAGGTCCCGGCCAATCAAGAGTGGATCGACACCGGGATTGATGTCGTCGAAGGGCAGAAATTGCGACTGGCTGTCAGCGGGCGCATCCGCGTCTCGGCGACACAGGAGGTCGGGCCCGAAGGCATCGAGCGAGAAGATCCGGATCGGTTGATGCCGCATCATCCGAGCGGCGCCGTGATCGCCGTCATCGGGGATGACAATGACGAGTTCCTCTTCATCGGCCCGGCGGCTGAGATCGTCGCGCATCGTCGCGGTCGGCTCTTCCTGACGGTGAACGAGGGGACGCTTCGGGACAATAGTGGTGAGTTCCTCGTGCGCATCCAGGTGGGTGAGCCGCCGCGCGTCGGTGCGAAGAGACAATAG
- a CDS encoding TonB-dependent receptor, whose protein sequence is MKGLGPIAFILGMLISTIPTMAQEVRSSNARGQGSQGTILGVVIDLQTNRPLPEVLVRVAGLSVEVRTDAEGNFRLLLPPGTYELRIWRDGYREEVVPAVEVRAGDVTSIDIALSPADLKLGEIEVRAGDGDARLALLEERKAAAVVSDAISAAEMVRDVKSDTASVLSRLVGLSVVQNKYVYVRGLGERYSQTMLGEAMLPTTEPDRRVVPMDLIPANLLQEVRVLKSFTPDQPGEFSGGVVKLRTLDFPPSGTLKIGYSIGGNSQTSFKPFGTYPGGRWDWLGFGQSTRRLPAIIPDQAVIPGRFSSTELQAFGRAFRNIWEPRHHRAAPNQGINLSGGGSWGRWGIVGGLSFSNTLHTQREDRIFYILGAERRPIPRSIFADSEFLRRHGLLSRVREVMPEGLDLNLLQGYTSSTQTARLGGLTSVAYQLTSQHKLMFRSFYAHDGTDQTRIYQGWYESRFTVIRNYRLRFTEEEIASGQLAGEHVFPSLGNSLLAWRWTYSRARLDEPDAREVIYEFDPGRQRFRFFSQLQSGLRLFNRMRENLREPAVDWSTFFFARGFTLALKAGASYSNRDRAFLSRRFRFIARRLRGIDVFLPPEQLLAPENIRPDGFELFEETRPTDAYAATHDIAAGYVMGDLTFKRWRLILGGRVEDSDQLVQTFNPFNRTLNPVEAGQKIRDVLPSMGLVLALTPQMNVRLGWSQTVARPHFRELSPYEYTDVTGGPSARGNPDLRRTRIRNFDLRWEWIRPPEVFAVSFFLKRMTDPIEPVIEPSNETTIVSFRNVAGARNAGFEVEVRRGLGFLGPSWQRVGVLGNYTYVRSRVTIGRQQLNVLTSLRRPLVGQSQHLFNAALDYEIPRISAYARLLAQYVGQRLSEVGAYGLADIVQDGYPTLDFIFAKQFLGEAKRMEIKVSLENLLNRTIRFHQGSDPYWFYRRGRTIQIGLSYRIR, encoded by the coding sequence ATGAAGGGATTGGGACCAATCGCGTTCATCCTTGGGATGCTCATCTCCACAATCCCCACCATGGCTCAAGAAGTCCGCTCCTCGAACGCAAGGGGACAGGGATCCCAGGGAACGATTTTGGGCGTCGTCATAGACCTGCAGACGAACCGGCCATTGCCGGAAGTCCTCGTCCGCGTGGCCGGCCTATCGGTGGAGGTTCGAACGGACGCCGAAGGGAATTTTCGTCTCCTGCTTCCGCCGGGGACATATGAGCTGCGCATTTGGCGCGATGGGTACAGAGAGGAGGTTGTTCCCGCCGTTGAAGTGCGAGCAGGAGATGTGACCTCGATCGACATCGCGTTGAGCCCAGCCGACCTGAAGCTCGGAGAGATTGAAGTCCGGGCGGGGGATGGGGATGCGCGTCTTGCGCTGCTGGAGGAGCGAAAGGCCGCAGCCGTTGTGAGCGACGCCATCAGTGCGGCGGAGATGGTGCGCGATGTGAAATCTGATACGGCTTCGGTGCTCTCCCGCTTGGTCGGTTTGTCCGTAGTGCAGAACAAATACGTTTACGTGCGCGGCTTGGGAGAGCGCTACAGTCAGACGATGCTCGGAGAGGCCATGCTGCCGACGACCGAACCAGATCGTCGGGTCGTTCCCATGGACTTGATCCCAGCCAACTTGCTTCAAGAAGTTCGTGTCTTGAAGTCGTTCACTCCGGATCAACCGGGAGAGTTCTCCGGGGGAGTTGTGAAACTTCGGACCTTGGATTTCCCGCCTTCGGGGACGCTCAAGATCGGGTACTCGATAGGCGGCAACTCCCAGACGAGCTTCAAGCCTTTCGGGACGTATCCCGGAGGACGATGGGATTGGCTCGGCTTTGGTCAAAGCACTCGACGATTGCCAGCCATCATCCCCGATCAAGCGGTGATTCCTGGGCGATTCTCTTCAACGGAGCTACAGGCGTTCGGTCGTGCTTTTCGGAACATCTGGGAACCTCGGCATCATCGAGCAGCCCCCAATCAGGGGATCAACCTCTCCGGAGGAGGGAGCTGGGGGCGGTGGGGCATCGTCGGTGGCCTCAGCTTCAGCAATACTCTCCATACGCAGCGTGAGGATCGCATCTTTTACATCCTCGGTGCCGAAAGGCGTCCCATTCCGCGGAGCATCTTCGCGGACTCGGAGTTCTTGCGACGACATGGGCTGCTCTCGCGCGTGCGAGAGGTGATGCCTGAAGGCCTGGATTTGAATCTCCTGCAGGGGTACACATCCAGCACTCAAACGGCGCGCCTTGGAGGGCTGACTTCTGTCGCCTATCAGCTCACCTCGCAACACAAGCTCATGTTCCGGTCATTCTACGCGCACGATGGCACGGATCAAACGCGCATCTACCAGGGATGGTACGAGAGCCGATTCACCGTCATTCGCAATTACCGATTGCGCTTCACCGAGGAAGAGATCGCCTCGGGGCAACTCGCCGGAGAGCATGTCTTCCCCAGCCTCGGCAACAGCCTTCTCGCATGGCGATGGACCTATTCGCGCGCTCGTTTGGATGAGCCGGATGCGCGCGAGGTCATTTACGAGTTCGATCCGGGGCGACAGCGATTTCGCTTCTTCAGCCAGCTGCAGAGCGGGCTCCGGTTGTTCAACCGGATGAGGGAGAATCTGCGAGAGCCAGCCGTGGATTGGAGCACCTTCTTCTTCGCGCGGGGATTCACGCTCGCGCTCAAAGCGGGGGCTTCCTATAGCAATCGCGATCGCGCGTTTCTCTCCCGCCGATTTCGATTCATCGCTCGGCGGTTGCGGGGGATAGACGTCTTCCTCCCGCCGGAGCAGCTCCTTGCGCCCGAGAATATTCGGCCCGACGGATTCGAGCTATTCGAGGAGACGCGCCCGACGGACGCCTATGCCGCGACGCATGATATCGCCGCCGGATACGTGATGGGTGATCTAACGTTCAAAAGATGGCGCCTCATCCTGGGCGGACGCGTGGAAGATTCCGATCAGCTCGTCCAAACGTTCAATCCCTTCAACCGCACCCTGAATCCGGTCGAGGCGGGGCAAAAGATTCGGGATGTCCTCCCCAGCATGGGCCTCGTGCTCGCGCTCACACCTCAGATGAACGTGCGTTTGGGCTGGAGTCAGACGGTCGCACGTCCGCACTTCCGCGAGTTGAGCCCATACGAATATACGGATGTGACAGGCGGGCCCTCGGCGCGAGGGAATCCCGATCTCCGGCGGACGCGCATTCGGAATTTCGACCTACGGTGGGAGTGGATCCGCCCCCCCGAGGTGTTCGCCGTGAGCTTTTTCCTCAAGCGCATGACCGATCCCATCGAACCGGTGATCGAGCCCTCCAATGAGACGACGATCGTCTCCTTCCGAAATGTGGCCGGGGCACGTAATGCGGGTTTTGAGGTTGAGGTGCGCCGAGGGCTCGGATTCTTGGGACCTTCTTGGCAAAGAGTGGGAGTGTTGGGAAACTACACCTACGTGCGTTCGCGGGTGACAATCGGACGGCAGCAATTGAACGTCCTCACCTCCTTGCGACGTCCGTTGGTTGGACAGTCACAGCATCTCTTCAACGCCGCTCTCGATTATGAGATCCCACGCATAAGCGCGTATGCGCGTCTGCTCGCGCAGTATGTCGGGCAGCGCTTGAGCGAGGTCGGCGCCTATGGGTTGGCCGACATCGTTCAAGATGGGTATCCCACTCTCGATTTCATCTTCGCTAAACAGTTCTTGGGCGAGGCGAAACGGATGGAGATC
- a CDS encoding ABC transporter ATP-binding protein/permease, translating into MAGVLSESRRGDSENVRRRAWRRILAAWKRHRRGLVLGLGCILVGNAIGITAPTVVRQAVDDLVRATTAEKFFRYGLLVIAIALGQGLFLFWQRRLLVGMSRDIEYELRNEFFAHLEQMGPKFFHEYRTGDLMSRATNDLNAVRMLVGPALMYLVNALVVFALALPLMIRVSGRLTALALLSLPLVSIATKLFGARIHAHFERVQEQLGRLSTRAQENFAGVRVVRAYGQEEAERRAFRALNREYVRRNLRLIRLTALFSPTLAALIGLGSVAVLWYGGRLALAGAISVGQFVEFNLYLARLVWPVIAMGWVVNLVERGLASMGRIVEVLEREPESREVAAPLLPKADDGWIPQGKIEIRRLTFSYDDQAPVLRDVSLVIEPGEMVAIVGRTGSGKTTLVNVLTRLYEPPPGTVFIDGRDIREIPRAQLRAALGVVPQEPFLFSMSVAENIAFGVDSVSESEIAEAARWAGLDEEIRGFPEGFRTIVGERGIMLSGGQRQRVAIARALLRRPRILILDDALSAVDAHTEEHILAQIRALMSGRTVLFISHRLWTVREADRIIVLDRGRVVEQGMHEELLARGGVYAELYEEQLLEEELAASE; encoded by the coding sequence ATGGCTGGCGTGCTTTCCGAGAGCAGGCGTGGGGATTCGGAGAACGTTCGACGGCGGGCGTGGAGGCGTATCCTGGCCGCTTGGAAACGGCATCGGCGGGGGCTCGTCCTGGGCCTCGGATGCATTCTCGTAGGAAACGCCATTGGCATCACGGCCCCGACCGTCGTGCGCCAAGCTGTAGATGATCTGGTGCGGGCGACGACGGCGGAGAAATTCTTTCGCTATGGGCTCCTGGTGATCGCCATTGCATTGGGGCAGGGACTCTTCCTCTTTTGGCAGCGACGGTTGCTCGTCGGAATGTCGCGGGACATCGAGTATGAGCTGCGCAACGAGTTCTTCGCACACTTGGAGCAGATGGGGCCGAAATTCTTCCACGAATACCGGACGGGCGATCTCATGTCGCGAGCGACCAATGATCTGAACGCCGTGCGGATGCTCGTCGGGCCGGCGCTCATGTACTTGGTGAACGCGCTCGTCGTGTTCGCGCTCGCGCTGCCATTGATGATTCGGGTGAGCGGACGGCTGACGGCGCTGGCCTTGCTCTCCCTGCCGTTGGTCTCGATCGCGACGAAACTTTTCGGAGCGCGCATTCACGCCCATTTCGAACGGGTGCAGGAGCAACTGGGGCGCTTGAGCACGCGCGCGCAGGAGAATTTCGCGGGCGTGCGCGTCGTGCGCGCTTATGGACAGGAGGAGGCAGAGCGCCGCGCCTTTCGGGCCCTCAATCGGGAATACGTGCGGCGCAACCTGCGCCTCATTCGGTTGACCGCGCTCTTCTCTCCCACGCTCGCGGCTCTCATCGGGCTCGGATCGGTGGCCGTACTCTGGTATGGCGGCCGGCTCGCCCTCGCGGGAGCGATCAGTGTCGGTCAGTTCGTGGAGTTCAATCTCTATCTGGCGCGGCTCGTTTGGCCGGTGATCGCCATGGGCTGGGTCGTGAACCTCGTCGAACGCGGACTGGCCAGCATGGGCCGCATCGTGGAGGTCTTGGAGCGGGAGCCCGAGAGTCGGGAGGTCGCCGCGCCTCTTCTTCCGAAGGCTGACGACGGATGGATCCCGCAAGGGAAGATCGAGATTCGTCGTCTGACCTTCAGCTATGATGATCAAGCGCCGGTCTTGCGCGATGTCTCGCTGGTGATCGAACCCGGAGAGATGGTGGCCATCGTCGGACGAACGGGATCGGGGAAGACGACCTTGGTGAATGTGCTCACGCGACTCTATGAGCCGCCGCCCGGAACCGTCTTCATTGATGGGCGAGATATCCGGGAGATCCCCCGAGCGCAATTGCGCGCCGCGCTTGGCGTGGTGCCGCAGGAACCGTTCCTCTTCAGCATGAGCGTCGCTGAAAATATCGCGTTCGGCGTCGACTCGGTCAGTGAGTCGGAGATTGCGGAAGCCGCGCGGTGGGCCGGACTTGATGAAGAGATTCGGGGATTTCCCGAGGGATTTCGCACGATCGTGGGCGAGCGCGGGATCATGCTTTCCGGAGGACAACGGCAGCGCGTGGCGATCGCGCGCGCACTCCTTCGGCGGCCGCGCATTCTCATCTTGGACGATGCCCTCTCGGCTGTGGATGCGCATACGGAAGAGCACATCCTCGCGCAGATTCGAGCGCTCATGTCCGGGCGCACGGTGCTCTTCATCTCGCATCGGTTATGGACGGTGCGCGAGGCGGATCGAATCATCGTCCTGGACCGCGGGCGCGTGGTCGAGCAAGGGATGCACGAGGAATTACTCGCCCGGGGTGGCGTCTATGCCGAGTTGTATGAGGAGCAACTTCTGGAGGAGGAACTGGCGGCGAGCGAATGA
- the selA gene encoding L-seryl-tRNA(Sec) selenium transferase: protein MTEAESVERLRAIPSVESILHWGSIAPWTERFGRAIVVREVRAVTDELRRELRAGHLALTPQDVPREIERRLRARLEAFERPSLRRVINATGVVLHTNLGRAPLSAAALQAIERVGVGYSNLEFDLVRGERGRREMHCQDVLRHLLDVEAALVVNNNAAAVLLVLNTLAEGGEVIVSRGELIEIGGAFRLPEIMAKSGAILREVGTTNRTRLEDYERAITERTRLILRAHWSNFRIIGFTERPSLRDLVALAHRHGLPCYEDLGSGCLVDLRPWGIPDEPTVAHSLAEGVDVCSFSGDKLLGGPQAGIIVGRAAILERLARNPLMRVVRPDKLTLAALEATLRAYLAGRLEEIPVLRMIALTPEQVRRRARAFASRLRRICGEAFRVRLRDGVSVAGGGAAPEVGLRTALIALRHERLPAHELEARLRAADPPIIARIEEEEVLLDLRTVSSEEEELILRALSLVATSMSL from the coding sequence GTGACAGAAGCGGAGAGCGTCGAACGGTTGCGCGCGATTCCTTCGGTCGAATCCATCTTGCATTGGGGTTCGATCGCGCCGTGGACCGAGCGATTCGGTCGAGCGATCGTCGTGCGCGAAGTGCGCGCCGTCACCGATGAGTTGCGACGAGAGCTTCGCGCCGGGCATCTGGCGCTGACGCCCCAGGACGTGCCGCGCGAGATTGAGCGCCGGTTGCGCGCGCGCCTGGAGGCCTTCGAACGCCCCTCATTGCGACGAGTGATCAATGCCACGGGAGTCGTCCTCCATACGAACCTGGGACGCGCGCCGCTTTCGGCCGCAGCGCTTCAGGCCATCGAGCGCGTCGGGGTGGGATACTCGAATCTCGAGTTCGATCTCGTGCGCGGTGAGCGCGGGCGACGCGAAATGCATTGTCAGGATGTGTTGCGTCACCTGCTTGATGTGGAAGCCGCTCTCGTTGTCAACAACAATGCGGCGGCTGTGCTGCTCGTGCTCAACACACTGGCCGAAGGGGGCGAGGTCATCGTCTCGCGAGGAGAACTGATCGAGATCGGGGGAGCATTTCGCTTGCCGGAGATCATGGCGAAGTCCGGGGCGATTCTTCGCGAGGTTGGGACGACGAACCGCACGCGCTTGGAGGATTACGAGCGCGCCATCACCGAGCGCACACGGCTCATCCTTCGCGCACACTGGAGCAACTTTCGCATCATTGGATTCACGGAGCGACCGTCCCTTCGGGACCTCGTCGCCCTGGCTCATCGGCATGGTCTGCCGTGTTACGAGGATTTGGGGAGTGGATGCCTCGTGGATTTACGACCGTGGGGGATCCCCGACGAACCGACGGTCGCACATTCGTTGGCGGAGGGCGTGGACGTTTGCTCCTTCAGTGGGGACAAATTGCTCGGAGGACCGCAGGCGGGGATCATCGTCGGGCGCGCGGCGATCCTCGAGCGTTTGGCTCGAAATCCGTTGATGCGCGTCGTTCGGCCGGATAAACTCACGCTCGCGGCGTTGGAAGCGACTCTGCGAGCGTATCTGGCCGGACGCCTTGAGGAGATCCCGGTCCTTCGGATGATCGCCCTGACGCCGGAGCAGGTGCGACGTCGCGCTCGGGCCTTCGCAAGCCGACTTCGGCGAATATGCGGTGAAGCGTTTCGCGTTCGATTGAGGGACGGTGTCTCGGTCGCCGGTGGTGGCGCAGCCCCAGAGGTCGGCCTTCGGACGGCGCTCATCGCTCTGCGACATGAACGTCTCCCGGCTCACGAGCTGGAGGCGCGACTTCGTGCGGCCGATCCACCAATCATTGCGCGGATCGAGGAGGAGGAGGTACTCCTCGATCTCCGAACGGTCTCCTCCGAAGAGGAGGAACTCATCCTCCGGGCCTTGAGTCTGGTGGCCACCTCAATGTCGTTGTGA